From Buchnera aphidicola (Uroleucon sonchi):
ATTTCAATAGAAAACCATTTTTCATACGACATTGAATTAAGTTTTTCTGTATCAATATTAAAAGATATTAGTGTTTTTTTTATATGATTAAATAAACTGGATTCGAATATTTTAAATTCTTCTGTTAGATCTTTTGTTGCTTGTCTGATCTGCATATCTTCAATTTCTAAAGTTCGTTGGTCTTTTTTTACACCATCTCTTGTAAATATTTGTACATCTATTACAGTACCTGAAACTCCATTAGGAACTCGTAATGATGAATCTTTGACATCTGATGCTTTTTCACCAAAAATAGCACGTAATAATTTTTCTTCGGGTGTAAGTTGTGTTTCTCCTTTTGGAGTTACTTTACCAACTAATATATCTCCTCCAGTGACTTCAGCTCCAATATAAACAATACCTGATGCATCTAATTTTGATAATGCAGCTTCTCCTACATTAGGTATATCTGAACTAATATCTTCTGGCCCTAATTTAGTATCTCGAGATATACATGACAATTCTTGAATATGAATTGTCGTGAAACGATCTTCTTGTACTACTCTTTCTGAGACAAGAATTGAATCTTCAAAATTATATCCATTCCATGGCATAAATGCTACACGCATATTTTGTCCTAAAGCAAGCTCTCCTACATCGGTAGATGGTCCATCTGCTAATACATCACCTTTTTTAATTTTTTCACCTAATGTGACACATGGTTGTTGATTAATGCAAGTGTTTTGATTTGATCGAGTATATTTAGTTAAATTATAAATATCAATGCCTGCTTCTCTAGACTGCATTTCTGTTTCATTGACTTTTACAACTATACGAGAAGCATCTACATATTGAATAAAACCATTTCTTTTAGCAACTATTGTGACTCCTGAGTCAACTGCTACTGCTCGTTCCATACCTGTTCCAACTAAAGGTTTATCTGTTTTTAAAGTAGGAACTGCTTGACGTTGCATATTTGCACCCATTAAAGCTCGATTTGCATCATCATGCTCAAGAAAAGGAATTAAAGATGCACCGACAGAAACAATTTGTTGTGTAGAAACATCCATGTAATCAATTTGATGAGATTGAAATAAACTCGATTCACCTTTATGTCGACATGTTATTAAATCATCAGTAAAAAAACCATTTTTATCAATATTAGTATTAGCTTGAGCAATAATGTATTTGCCTTCTTCTATAGCTGATAGATACTTAATTTCTTTAGTTACTACGCTATTTTTAACTTTTCTATAGGGTGTTTCTAGAAATCCATATGAATTCGTTTGGGCATATACAGATAAAGAATTAATTAATCCAATATTTGGACCTTCTGGTGTTTCAATAGGACATACACGTCCATAATGAGTTGGATGAACATCACGAACTTCAAATCCTGCTCGTTCTCTAGTTAAACCTCCTAGTCCTAAAGCAGAAATACGTCTTTTGTGTGTAATTTCAGATAAAGGATTATTTTGATCCATAAATTGTGATAATTGACTAGAACCAAAAAATTCTTTAACAGCAGCTGATATTGGTTTAGCATTAATTACATCTTGTGGCATTAAAGTATCTAAATCACCTATAGATAGTCTTTCTTTAACTGCTCTTTCTACTCGAACAAGACCAATTCTAAACTGATTTTCTGCCATTTCACCTACTGATCTAACACGTCTATTTCCTAAATGATCAATATCATCTACTTCACCTTTTCCGTTTCGGATATCAATAATTTTTTTTATTACATCAATAATATCTTCTTTATTTAAAGTTCCTGACCCTTCAATATCTTGACGTAAAAGAGATCGATTAAACTTCATTCGTCCAACAGATGACAAATCATATCTATCTTCAGAAAAAAATAAATTTTCAAATAAATTTTCTGTAGCTTCTTTGGTAGGCGGTTCTCCAGGTCTCATAACTCGATAAATTTCTACTAATGCACTCATTTGATCATAAGACGAATCTATTCGTAATGTTTCTGATATATATGGCCCATGATCTAAATCATTAGTAAACAATGTTTCAATATAATGAAATCCTGATTTTTTTAATTTTTCTAATATTTCTAAAGACAATTCTGTATTAGCAGAAATAATTTTTTCTCCTGTTCTTTGATCTATATAAGTTTTAGATACTACTCTACCTAATATATATTCAATTGGAACAGTAATACTGGTGATATTATCATTTTTTAATTCCTGAATATGTTTAGCTGTAATACGACGTCCTTTTTTCACATATATTTTTTCGTTTTTTTGAATATCAAAAGAAGCTGTTTCACCTCTTAGTCTTTCAGGAACCAATTGTAATGCAATATTATTATTATTGATTTTAAAAATATTTTTTTCAAAAAAGATATTTAATATCTCTTCTGTATTATAATTTAAGGCACGTAAAATAATGCTAACTGGCAATTTTCTACGTCTATCAATTCTAACAAATAAATTATCTTTTGGATCAAATTCAAAATCTAACCAAGATCCACGATAAGGAATAATTCTAGCATTATAAAGAACTTTTCCAGAAGAATGCGTTTTACCTTTATCGCTATCAAAGAATACTCCAGGACTACGGTGTAACTGAGATACTACTACTCTTTCTGTGCCATTAATTATAAACGTTCCATTACTTGTCATTAATGGAATTTCACCCATATAAACTTCTTGTTCTTTTATATCTTTTACAGTTGCTTCTAATATTTCACGTTCATAAATAACTAAACGCAATCTTACTCGTAATGGTGCTGAATAAGTTGCTCCTCTGATTTGACATTCTTTAACATCAAATATCGATTCGCCTAAACGATAGCTAACATACTGCAATTCAGAATTACCGTTATAGCCATGTA
This genomic window contains:
- the rpoB gene encoding DNA-directed RNA polymerase subunit beta; this translates as MIYSYTEKKRIRKDFGKRPKVLDIPYLLSIQLDSFKKFIQPDLRGEYGLEAAFRSVFPIHGYNGNSELQYVSYRLGESIFDVKECQIRGATYSAPLRVRLRLVIYEREILEATVKDIKEQEVYMGEIPLMTSNGTFIINGTERVVVSQLHRSPGVFFDSDKGKTHSSGKVLYNARIIPYRGSWLDFEFDPKDNLFVRIDRRRKLPVSIILRALNYNTEEILNIFFEKNIFKINNNNIALQLVPERLRGETASFDIQKNEKIYVKKGRRITAKHIQELKNDNITSITVPIEYILGRVVSKTYIDQRTGEKIISANTELSLEILEKLKKSGFHYIETLFTNDLDHGPYISETLRIDSSYDQMSALVEIYRVMRPGEPPTKEATENLFENLFFSEDRYDLSSVGRMKFNRSLLRQDIEGSGTLNKEDIIDVIKKIIDIRNGKGEVDDIDHLGNRRVRSVGEMAENQFRIGLVRVERAVKERLSIGDLDTLMPQDVINAKPISAAVKEFFGSSQLSQFMDQNNPLSEITHKRRISALGLGGLTRERAGFEVRDVHPTHYGRVCPIETPEGPNIGLINSLSVYAQTNSYGFLETPYRKVKNSVVTKEIKYLSAIEEGKYIIAQANTNIDKNGFFTDDLITCRHKGESSLFQSHQIDYMDVSTQQIVSVGASLIPFLEHDDANRALMGANMQRQAVPTLKTDKPLVGTGMERAVAVDSGVTIVAKRNGFIQYVDASRIVVKVNETEMQSREAGIDIYNLTKYTRSNQNTCINQQPCVTLGEKIKKGDVLADGPSTDVGELALGQNMRVAFMPWNGYNFEDSILVSERVVQEDRFTTIHIQELSCISRDTKLGPEDISSDIPNVGEAALSKLDASGIVYIGAEVTGGDILVGKVTPKGETQLTPEEKLLRAIFGEKASDVKDSSLRVPNGVSGTVIDVQIFTRDGVKKDQRTLEIEDMQIRQATKDLTEEFKIFESSLFNHIKKTLISFNIDTEKLNSMSYEKWFSIEIKEKNKKKIIEKLEKQHNELKLTFEKKINIKRQKITQGDDLAPGILKIVKVYLAVKRQIQPGDKMAGRHGNKGVISKINPVEDMPYDEKGVPVDIVLNPLGVPSRMNIGQILETHLGMAAKGIGDQINTLLKTQNNIFKLRKFIQKAFNLGNNLRQKINFDTFSDKEILCLANNFKHGLPISTPVFDGAQEHEIKQMLQFANLPTSGQIILFDGRTGEKFERPVTVGYMYMLKLNHLVDDKMHARSTGSYSLVTQQPLGGKAQFGGQRFGEMEVWALEAYGASYTLQEMLTVKSDDVNGRTRMYKNIVDGNHQMEPGMPESFNVLLKEIRSLGINIELEGE